CCATCGAGCCGCTGCCGACGTATGCCGGTACGCGCCAGTTGAGCCCGATGCTGATCAATTCAGTCTTTAAAAACATGGCGTTGGTTGGCCAGTTTCTGCTGCCGATGATCTTCCTCGGCGGCGCGTTGGTTTCGGTGTTGGGGCGGCGTAAGCGCCGCGAGCTGCTGGATACAGCCGCTACGCCCGGTGGCAATACGCTGCTGAGCATCAGCTGGCGCGAATTCGAATTATTGGTGGGCGAAGCACTGCGGCGTCAGGGTTTCAGCGTGCAGGAAGCGGGCGGCGCCGGGCCGGATGGCGGGATTGATCTGGTGGCACGCAAGGATGGCGAAAAGTACCTGGTGCAGTGCAAGCAGTGGCGCTCAGTGCAGGTCGGTGTGCCGGTGGTTCGTGAACTGTATGGCGCGATGGCGGCTGAAGGTGCTGTAGGCGGTTTCGTGATCAGCAGTGGGCGATTTACCAAAGCGGCAAAGGAATTTGCCTCGGGGCGCAATCTGAAGCTGGTGGATGGCGAGTTATTGAATCGCTGGATTGCCGATGCCAAGCGCGTTGCACCCGCACCGATAACAGAGCCGGTCAACCTTGAGCCTCGGGTCGAGCCGGTTGTCGAGCCTGAAGTCAAAATCGCTACGCCTTTAAAGGAAGAACCCGTCGAGCCCGAAGCTCCGGCCTGTCCACATTGCCGCAAAGCGATGGTCATGCGCGTCGCCCGGACCGGGGCGAATGCCGGGGGTAATTTTTGGGGGTGTTCGGCGTATCCGAAGTGTCGGGGGATTCGGGCGATATTTGCGCCGATGGTGGTTAAGTAGCAGGACTGCTGTATAGGGACGAGAAAGTGTCAGCAGTGCTGACACAAACACGTTTAGAAGTGTCAAGCGTCCTGGAATGGTGTCATTTTTTATTCGAGACAATTGTCTCGCCCCTGGTGAGACAATTGCCTCGACCGTTGCCCTGTCCCGATTCAAGCAAAGGTGACACCAGTGGTGACACATCCTTATCTACTGTTTTAAGCGCCTATTAAGGTGCCAAGCGGTCGATTGGACGTGCCGCCATCACCTAGGGTCTGAGCAGCGCCAGCCTCTACGCAGCAACCGAGCATCAGCAGCGCAGAAGACTACATTGAGTTTTACGCTTCAACCCCGCATGACCCCGCAAGTCACTGAAGCGGTGTTTTGGGTCACTTTAACTTCAGCGCCACGAAAACCATCGCAGCCCATACTCCAATCACACAGCTCAGTGTCATCTTTGCTTTGAGAAATTTTCTGAGGTGCAAAGGGAAGTTATGGAGGTCATCGGCATCCACTTCTCCTCGTCGTACCAGTAGCCCAGAAAAAAATAATACACCGGTTATCTTCGCCACCAACATCTGCCGTCCAAACCAGCCCTGGTGGCGCAGCCCGGCATGACTAACGACATGACGACTGTTTTTCAAGGCGTCAACCATCTCATTTAAATGGCGGCTGCCTATGTAAATGCTGAGCGTGAAGCTGGCGATGACCAGTAACAACGGTCCGACCATAAACGCCAATGACCACCAGGATTTCCAAAACGACCCACTCATCATTGCTGATTCTTCTCATATAGAAATTCGCCTGCCGATTCACCACCCATACCTCCTACTGTTGTACCTGCCCACGCTCCAGCCCCTACGACAACCGCAGCGCAAATCACTCCCCCAATTCCGGTTGTGGCACCTAGTGCTGCACAGACAGTTGGGCTGGCCGCAAACGCAAATTCACCGCCGAAGTATCCAAGGCCCGCCGATCCTACAAACTTCCCCCCTTCCATGTACCTGACCTTCCTGCAAGGCTCGCCGCCATCTGCCTTGCAGACCTCCTGAATAGCCAGCAGCCCGGACACTCCGCCGATGCCAATGCCGATATAACCTCCAGCCTTCATATATTTGGCGGCCCGGCTTATGGATTGGACGTGGGTCGCGTAACCGGGGATTTGTTTGGGAGCGCCCGCATGATCCCAGTGATGGACCAGACTGCGGCTGGAAATGCCCAGAGCAGTCTTCAGTTTGGGATGGTCGCCGAGAGTCGTTTGGCCGCGCAGGCGGGTGGAGTTAAGCAGGTGCGCGTCCAGCTGGGTGAGCATGCGTTTACGCTCGGCGAAGAATTCGGCGGACTTGAGGTGGCCATGCTGGCGGTAGCTGGTCTGGTGCAGGCTTTCGATGTTTTTCAGGGTATCGCGCAGTTTGTCCAAGTGTTTTTCCAGTACCGCCGCACTCACGCCGAGCCAGGTCGAGGTTTGGCCGGTAAAGCTTGCGATCTCAGCGGCATGGCGGTGCATAAAGTCCGCCTCGTCGGGGGTCAATGGTTCAAGTGCGACTTTGACTTCTTGCGCGGCCAGCATCAGCTGCGATTCGGCATAGGTGCACGAAGTGTTCTCCGGATCACTAAGCACAATCAAGGTGCCTGCCTTGACAGTGCTTTCCAAATTGGGGTTAAGCGTGCTGAATTTTCTCAACGCCGATGACGGCATGTCATCGAAAAGGCCGTGATACAAGTCGTACGTCGACATGCTGCGCGGCACCACATAAAAGCCCGGTTCAGCAGCAGGCACCGGGTCTGGACGTATCAGTTTACGTCGCGGTTGCTGGTCGAAGGGATAACTTCGCGGACCGGATGGATCACTGGTGAGTATGTTTGGTTTAGGCTCCGCAGACCTCATCGCGTAATACTTTTGGATGATTTCGTTATGGGGCGACCTTGGGGGCTTGCTACTCATCAGCTGGCTCCTTGCTTGGCAAAGCCCGAAGCCTAACAAGCCTCAATTCGACGGAGATCGTGTGAGTGATAAAACAGAAATCTCCTACAAGATTGCTAGCTCGATATGTCAGTTCATTGATGCGGAAACACGCAGCCATTCGACATCCCTCCCCCCATTCAGGCAGGATGCCAGCACTTGCTGGCCTGCCATCTGTCACGCCTATTCGAATGCTCTTCATGAGGAAACCCAATGCGGTTTTTCAGCTGTAAAACCGTTCTGTTCATCGCCGCCATTACCCTCGGTCTGAGCAGCGCCAGCCTTTATGCAGCGACCAAGCATCATGCGGCGCAGAAGACACAGAAGGCGCCAACGGGGCAGAAGGTCTCGATGTTGGGCGGCAAGTTTGTGTTTCGGTTGCCCAAGGAATACGTGAAAAGCCCGATGCCGGAGATCGACGCCAAGGCCAAGGCGGCTGGGGTGACCGGTTCGCTGTACATGAACAAGGCCGCCAAACGCGTGGTGATCGTGACCGAAACGCCGCTGGAGTCTGGCGAGAAGGTGTCGAGCAATGACGGCCCGACCCTGGACGGCGTCATCGCTGCCACCCGTGAGCAACAGAAGGCCAGTTACAAGGACTTCAAAGAACTGGGCGAGAAGAAGATGGTACGCCGTGGCCTGGGCGTGCGGCAGCTGGATATTGCCGGCAGCGTCGAGGGTGGCAAGGTGCTGAGCACGACCGTAGCGGCTGCGTCGGGCAAGCGCATGGCGATGGTCAATGTGATTTCTCTGCAGAAAGACGCCAAGGTTCATGGGGAATTGCTGAAGGCGATTACTGATAACAAGAAGTAAGGTTGCTGCTTTTTTGGCAGCAACTGAAGCCTTAAAAGCAGCGTTTTTTTTCGACCTAGCAGAAGCGGGAATGGGATGTGATCCAACGTGACACCGGATTTTCCCCTAAGGAGAGTCCGTAACCCACCTCAGAACTTCAGCGCGGCACAAATCCTTCGCGAATAAATTCGCTCCTACAGGTTCTGGTGTTTTAACCCCGCCTCCACTTCTGCGAGCAACCTCTCGGCATGCGCTACCGCTTCGTTCGCCATTGCCTCGCTCACCGGATCCCCGGAATAGTCGCTGAGATTTCTAACTTTCCGAAGAGCGTCCAACATGATCATGAACTGTCTATCCAGGCCAATGGTGATGGGCAGCGTTTGAATCATCGTTACGTGATGACCTGGCTTGCTGGTCAACGTCCGAAAGCCACTCGCCTGAAGTGCCGCATTGGCCGCTTGCATAATGGTTTTATAAGCCATGTCAAATCGGCCTTCGCTGCTCATTTGCGCAAGCTTTGCATCTGCCAGACTGCGTTTCGCAGCTGCCAGCAGGCGACGGACGTTATCTGTATCTTTCTGGATACTTTCGAGGGCTGTGCCCAAGAGGTTTTCAAGCGTCATGCCTCACTCCCTGTGAACTGCACCGAGCTCCGCTTCGGAGCCAACCACGAACAGCTTAGGCTTGCTGAGCACATCACGGACGAAACCACCTTGATCTTTTACCATTTGAAACCATTCGCTGGCGGGATACTGCCTGGGGTTTATCTCTCTCCCGAGGGTTTCTTGTAGCGGGTAAAGTGCGGCAATCAACTCGCTAAAACTGACGTCACCTATCACCATCAGGTCCATGTCGCTGCCGGGACCCGCCTTGCCGCTGGCCATGGAGCCAAAAACAAATGCAGCGCTTATTCGGCCTGCAAGTGGCTGCAGCGCTACGGACAGGGTCTGCAGCCATCCATCGGTTTTACGCAGGATGCTCGCGAGTTCAGTGAATATCGAGCAATCAGGATTCGCTCGGTAATGGACCTGATTGCCCACGCGAACCTTTTGTAGAACTCCGGCTTCCGCCATCTTTGCCAATTCGCGACTTAAGGTGCCGGAGATGGTTCCGGTCAATCGCGCGATTTCTCGCTGGTGGTATTGCTCCGCAGGGTTCAAGAGCAGTAAGGACAGCACCTTGCGGCGGTACTCCGAGAACAGAAAAGACCCTAGAGACATGCGGACATCCCGATCGCTGCTTTAAAAGCAGCAATTGAAGCCCTAAAAGCAGCAGAATTCCACTAAAAGTGTTTTTTGACACTAAACGTGTGGGTCAGTCTGGATTCAAGCCCGCCGCCCTTCCACCAACATCCGCACCGCCAACCCGAACATCACCGTACCCATCAGCCATTTCTGGACCACGGCCCAAGTCGGGCGCTGGGTGAGAAATACGGCGATAGAGCCTGCGCCCATGGCGATCAGGGCGTTGACGCTGAGGCTGACGGCGATCTGGCAGCTGCCGAGGATCAGCGACTGGCTCAACACGCTGGCACCGTTGTCCAGAGTGATGAACTGCGGCAATAGCGAAAGATAGAGCACCGCCACTTTCGGGTTCAGCAGGTTGGTCATCAGGCCCATGAGGAACAGTTGCCGATTGCTGTCCTTGGGCAAGTCCTTGACCTGAAACGGCGAGCGACCGCCGGGTTTGACGGCTTGCCAGCCCAGGTACAGCAAGTACATTGCCCCGGCGTAACGCAGGGTGTCGTAGGCGTAAGGCACGGCCATGACCAGCCCGGTGATGCCGAACGCCGCGCAGAGCATGTAAAACAGGAAACCCACGCCCACTCCACTCAGGGAAATCAGGCCTGCCTTGCGCCCTTGTGAGAT
This genomic window from Pseudomonas sp. G.S.17 contains:
- a CDS encoding restriction endonuclease, coding for MSRKNASNLPALLLAASKLPWWLGIILAVASGLYLHSVAIEPLPTYAGTRQLSPMLINSVFKNMALVGQFLLPMIFLGGALVSVLGRRKRRELLDTAATPGGNTLLSISWREFELLVGEALRRQGFSVQEAGGAGPDGGIDLVARKDGEKYLVQCKQWRSVQVGVPVVRELYGAMAAEGAVGGFVISSGRFTKAAKEFASGRNLKLVDGELLNRWIADAKRVAPAPITEPVNLEPRVEPVVEPEVKIATPLKEEPVEPEAPACPHCRKAMVMRVARTGANAGGNFWGCSAYPKCRGIRAIFAPMVVK
- a CDS encoding polyribonucleotide nucleotidyltransferase, producing the protein MRFFSCKTVLFIAAITLGLSSASLYAATKHHAAQKTQKAPTGQKVSMLGGKFVFRLPKEYVKSPMPEIDAKAKAAGVTGSLYMNKAAKRVVIVTETPLESGEKVSSNDGPTLDGVIAATREQQKASYKDFKELGEKKMVRRGLGVRQLDIAGSVEGGKVLSTTVAAASGKRMAMVNVISLQKDAKVHGELLKAITDNKK
- a CDS encoding HEPN domain-containing protein codes for the protein MTLENLLGTALESIQKDTDNVRRLLAAAKRSLADAKLAQMSSEGRFDMAYKTIMQAANAALQASGFRTLTSKPGHHVTMIQTLPITIGLDRQFMIMLDALRKVRNLSDYSGDPVSEAMANEAVAHAERLLAEVEAGLKHQNL
- a CDS encoding nucleotidyltransferase domain-containing protein — its product is MSLGSFLFSEYRRKVLSLLLLNPAEQYHQREIARLTGTISGTLSRELAKMAEAGVLQKVRVGNQVHYRANPDCSIFTELASILRKTDGWLQTLSVALQPLAGRISAAFVFGSMASGKAGPGSDMDLMVIGDVSFSELIAALYPLQETLGREINPRQYPASEWFQMVKDQGGFVRDVLSKPKLFVVGSEAELGAVHRE
- a CDS encoding LysE family translocator; this encodes MPELSSLIAFSLICLGMVLTPGPNMIYLISRSISQGRKAGLISLSGVGVGFLFYMLCAAFGITGLVMAVPYAYDTLRYAGAMYLLYLGWQAVKPGGRSPFQVKDLPKDSNRQLFLMGLMTNLLNPKVAVLYLSLLPQFITLDNGASVLSQSLILGSCQIAVSLSVNALIAMGAGSIAVFLTQRPTWAVVQKWLMGTVMFGLAVRMLVEGRRA